From one Rattus norvegicus strain BN/NHsdMcwi chromosome 7, GRCr8, whole genome shotgun sequence genomic stretch:
- the C7h8orf33 gene encoding hypothetical protein LOC681282 isoform 1 (isoform 1 is encoded by transcript variant 1), producing MAEPGHPAREAPAASSRRTNRAPRRPQLSRPASGASDPPLRNSVQPTCDSANRTHPVGNTVSMKQKKKKTPNRVSGTNGKEKPSENPTPDEAPPSAEAQAEQLARELAWCVEQLELGLRTQRPTPKQKEQAVGAIRTLRSEKTPLPRKRQLMRSLFGDYRAQMDAEWREALRALKAATRSAQVQLVGEAARKKSGRVCRPRPAGRAGTMSDLTNEEFRFNFF from the exons ATGGCG GAGCCAGGGCATCCTGCTCGGGAGGCACCAGCAGCCTCAAGCCGGAGAACTAATCGCGCTCCGCGCAGACCTCAGCTCTCTCGCCCAGCTTCCGGTGCCTCGGATCCTCCTCTTCGTAATTCAGTGCAACCTACATGTGACTCCGCCAACAGGACACATCCCGTAGGCAACACAGTATCgatgaagcaaaagaaaaagaaaaccccgAACAGGGTCTCTGGGacaaatggaaaggaaaagcCCTCCGAGAATCCTACTCCAGATGAAGCTCCCCCTAGTGCTGAGGCCCAG GCGGAGCAGCTGGCGCGGGAGCTGGCCTGGTGTGTGGAACAGCTGGAGCTGGGTCTCAGGACGCAGAGACCCACCCCGAAACAGA AAGAGCAGGCTGTTGGGGCAATCCGAACGTTGCGGAGTGAAAAAACCCCCTTGCCCCGGAAGAGACAGCTGATGCGCTCCTTGTTTGGGGACTACAGGGCTCAGATGGATGCAGAGTGGCGGGAGGCCCTACGGGCTTTAAAGGCTG CCACCCGCTCGGCCCAGGTACAGCTGGTTGGCGAGGCCGCCAGAAAGAAGAGTGGAAGGGTCTGCAGGCCTCGTCCTGCAGGAAGAGCCGGAACCATGTCCGACTTGACCAACGAAGAGTTCCGGTTCAATTTCTTTTAG
- the C7h8orf33 gene encoding hypothetical protein LOC681282 isoform 2 (isoform 2 is encoded by transcript variant 2), with protein MKQKKKKTPNRVSGTNGKEKPSENPTPDEAPPSAEAQAEQLARELAWCVEQLELGLRTQRPTPKQKEQAVGAIRTLRSEKTPLPRKRQLMRSLFGDYRAQMDAEWREALRALKAATRSAQVQLVGEAARKKSGRVCRPRPAGRAGTMSDLTNEEFRFNFF; from the exons atgaagcaaaagaaaaagaaaaccccgAACAGGGTCTCTGGGacaaatggaaaggaaaagcCCTCCGAGAATCCTACTCCAGATGAAGCTCCCCCTAGTGCTGAGGCCCAG GCGGAGCAGCTGGCGCGGGAGCTGGCCTGGTGTGTGGAACAGCTGGAGCTGGGTCTCAGGACGCAGAGACCCACCCCGAAACAGA AAGAGCAGGCTGTTGGGGCAATCCGAACGTTGCGGAGTGAAAAAACCCCCTTGCCCCGGAAGAGACAGCTGATGCGCTCCTTGTTTGGGGACTACAGGGCTCAGATGGATGCAGAGTGGCGGGAGGCCCTACGGGCTTTAAAGGCTG CCACCCGCTCGGCCCAGGTACAGCTGGTTGGCGAGGCCGCCAGAAAGAAGAGTGGAAGGGTCTGCAGGCCTCGTCCTGCAGGAAGAGCCGGAACCATGTCCGACTTGACCAACGAAGAGTTCCGGTTCAATTTCTTTTAG